In Thiovibrio frasassiensis, one DNA window encodes the following:
- a CDS encoding Nif11-like leader peptide family natural product precursor, whose amino-acid sequence MARKDVEALLIAGGGDKHVRAKYDVPGTREEFVALAAEDGYHFTVEELDVVLKESGDVFEKNGNPAKRQIWWV is encoded by the coding sequence ATGGCGAGAAAAGATGTAGAGGCATTGCTGATTGCCGGCGGCGGAGACAAACATGTCCGGGCCAAATATGATGTCCCTGGTACCCGAGAGGAGTTTGTCGCTCTGGCCGCGGAAGACGGCTATCATTTCACCGTTGAGGAGCTTGATGTGGTGCTGAAAGAGTCAGGCGATGTCTTTGAAAAAAACGGCAACCCGGCCAAGCGCCAGATCTGGTGGGTGTGA
- the nifE gene encoding nitrogenase iron-molybdenum cofactor biosynthesis protein NifE has translation MEAALLERQDSIHRTGEAPFAMDCNKDSLAGAVSQRACVFCGSRVVLYPIADALHLVHGPIGCAVYTWDIRGALSSGPELHRMSFSTDMQEIDVIFGGEKKLHNALVELIDRHSPKAAFVYSTCIVGIIGDDMQAVCRKVSEEKGIPVLPVQSEGFKGNKRAGYQAACNAMRQLVGMGDISGISKYSLNILGDFNLAGEIWLIREYFSRMGVEVVANITGDGRVGDIQRAHGAALNVVQCSGSTMDLARMMEKDYGIPSLRVSYFGVEDMAESLYAVAEFFKDEEMMQRTRELVKEELSLIMPELMRYRKALAGKRAAIYVGGAFKAFSLVKAFRTIGMQVVMVGSQTGTPEDYEELAEITDPGTIIVDDSNPLELSAFLREKDVDIFVGGVKERPIAYKLGVAFCDHNHERKEMLAGFSGMLNFAREVYSSVMSPVWRFVPRKE, from the coding sequence ATGGAAGCAGCCTTACTGGAACGACAGGATTCGATACACCGCACCGGGGAGGCCCCCTTTGCCATGGACTGCAACAAGGACAGCCTGGCTGGGGCGGTGAGCCAGCGGGCCTGCGTCTTCTGCGGTTCCCGGGTGGTGCTCTATCCCATTGCCGACGCCCTGCATCTGGTGCACGGCCCCATCGGCTGCGCGGTCTACACCTGGGATATCCGGGGCGCGCTCTCCTCCGGCCCGGAGTTGCACCGGATGAGCTTTTCCACGGATATGCAGGAGATTGACGTCATCTTCGGCGGCGAGAAAAAACTCCACAACGCCCTGGTTGAACTCATCGACCGGCACAGCCCCAAGGCGGCCTTTGTCTATTCCACCTGCATCGTGGGGATCATCGGCGATGACATGCAGGCGGTATGCCGCAAGGTGAGCGAAGAAAAAGGGATTCCGGTCCTGCCCGTGCAGTCGGAAGGGTTCAAGGGCAACAAGCGGGCCGGCTACCAAGCTGCCTGCAATGCCATGCGGCAACTGGTGGGCATGGGCGATATCAGCGGAATCTCCAAGTACAGCCTCAATATCCTGGGCGATTTCAATCTCGCCGGGGAGATCTGGCTGATCCGCGAATACTTCAGCCGGATGGGCGTCGAGGTGGTGGCCAATATCACCGGTGACGGCAGGGTGGGAGATATCCAGCGGGCCCACGGCGCCGCACTCAATGTGGTGCAGTGCTCCGGTTCCACCATGGATCTGGCCCGGATGATGGAAAAAGACTACGGGATCCCCTCGTTGCGGGTCTCCTATTTCGGGGTGGAGGACATGGCCGAGTCGCTCTATGCGGTGGCCGAGTTTTTCAAGGATGAAGAGATGATGCAGCGCACCCGGGAGCTGGTCAAGGAGGAGCTTTCCCTGATCATGCCGGAACTCATGCGGTACCGGAAGGCCCTTGCCGGCAAGCGGGCGGCCATCTATGTGGGCGGCGCCTTCAAGGCGTTTTCCCTGGTCAAAGCGTTCCGCACCATCGGCATGCAGGTGGTTATGGTCGGTTCCCAGACCGGGACCCCGGAGGATTATGAAGAGCTGGCCGAGATCACCGATCCGGGCACCATCATCGTCGACGATTCAAATCCCCTGGAGCTCTCCGCCTTTCTCCGGGAAAAGGATGTGGACATCTTTGTGGGCGGGGTCAAGGAGCGGCCCATTGCCTATAAGCTGGGGGTTGCCTTTTGCGACCATAACCACGAGCGCAAGGAGATGCTCGCCGGCTTCAGCGGCATGCTCAACTTTGCCCGCGAGGTCTACTCCTCGGTGATGAGCCCGGTCTGGCGCTTTGTGCCCCGGAAAGAATAG